TTTAGCACTTTGCTATTTCGGAATCGGCATTTTTATCGGATACACAGAAATCGTACAGTCACCCTGGCATATCATTTTTGCACTTGCTTGTATTGGAATGGGTATTTTAAGGGCATTTCGTGCAATGAAGTTGAAAGATTCTCTTTGATTATTTCTTTCAAAGTGAAATACCTGCCTATAATCCTGTCATCACGGTGAACTGCCATAGCCTCCATTGGTCTTTCAAATGGGTTTATCTTTGAGCTATGGAACAGTTTGATGTCATGTCTTTTGGAATTGGAATTTGCATTGGACTCATAGCTCTTCTTTTGGTATGGTTACAAGCATCTAAAACCCGGGAGGAATCCGGAAGCAGAGAAACTGAATTTGTTACGAAGTGCCAAATGCTTGAAAAAATCAACAACACTTTGCAACAGGAGCTCGAACTTATTCATCAAAAAATGGATGGTAAACTGCTGGAAATTCAAAAACTCAGCACCGAAAAAAGCCTTTTAAACCAAAACTTAGTCTACCAAAAGGACTTACTCGACAAAACCCAGGGAGAATTTGACACCTTAAAAAATGCCTGGACTGGTTTGCAAAAAGAGGTCGCAGAATACCGGCAAAGAATCACAGAATTTCACAGCCAAAATAAACACTTGTCTGAAAAACTCGAGTCGCAAAAATCAGAATTTGATGAATTGAGAAAGCAGTCTTATTTGGAATTTCAAAATTTGGCCAATAAAATTTTGGAGGAAAAAACCCAGAAATTCACAGCAAGTAATAAAGAAAACATCGATCATATATTAAAGCCGCTCGGAGAAAATCTATTGGCTTTCAAAAAGCAAGTGGAAGAAACTTACGATAAAGAATCCAAGCAACGGTTTTCTTTGGAAGAAAAGGTAAAAGAGTTGGTTGACATGAATCAAAAGCTGAGCCTGGAAGCAAACAATTTGGCTTCAGCTTTAAAAGGGCAATCCAAAAAGCAAGGCAATTGGGGTGAAATAATTCTCGAAAGTATTTTAGAGAAATCGGGCCTGGTCAAAAACAGAGAATATAAAATTCAAGTCAGCGTCCAAACAGATGAAGGAAAGAGATTACAACCAGACATCGTTGTATATCTGCCTGAATCCAGAGCCATCGTTATTGATTCAAAAGTGTCGCTTGTAGCTTACGATCGTTATTCATCAAGTGACTTGAAAGAAGAACAGGATCTTGCTCTCAAAGAACACATCCTTTCTATTTACAGGCATATCGATGAGTTGGGTGATAAAAAATATGATGCTGTTGCAGGAACGTTGGATTTTACGATGATGTTTATTCCAATAGAACCGGCTTATCTCATCGCCATCCAGGATGATCCTGAACTTTGGGCTTACGCATATGCCAAACGCATTTTATTGATTAGCCCAACGAATCTGATAGCTGCTTTAAAATTGGTTGCAGATTTGTGGAAGCGGGAGCAACAGAGTAAAAATGCGCTTGAAATTGCCAGACAAGGTGAAAAATTATACGATAAAATCGTCGGATTTTTGGACACCATGGAAGATGTAGGCAAACACATCAATAAGACTCAGGATAGTTACCTCAAGGCAATCGGGCAACTCAAAGATGGTAGAGGAAGTGTTGTCAAACAAGCACAGCATCTTAAAAGATTGGGCATCTTATCACAAAAAGAAATACCGGATACTTTAATGCCATTTGATGATGAAGCGGAGGGTAGTGCTCTTCAATTTTTTCTGTATATTATTTAGATTCAGGTCTCACTTTCTATTTTATTTTTTAAGTACTCGTGTAGGGGCATCCATTATTAAACTTACTAACATGTGTTAGTAAATATTTAGTAAAGTGTTTAAAGCAAATCAATCCGGTATAGATGGAGAATACTTGCATCGCAAAATGGCTTGATGTATAGCAATCGCTAATTTTTGACAATTGTCGTAATAAATGGAGTCTAATCTAATTTAGAATTGACAATAGTGAGTTGCTTTGTATGAATATCAGAGGTTTAAACCTAAAATAAGCCCTCGTACAAATTAAATTCGCGTGTGTTTCAGCCTATTCATTTTCGTTAAAGAGGTGAATGTTCGGCTTATCGAACCGCAATAACCATTCATGAATTCTCACTTGCAAATTCTTTGTTTTTACAACTCAAAAGGGAATGCCAAGTTTGGTTTAAGTGCTGATAAGCGCTTGATTTTCTGTGCCCATCGAAATTGCCGGTATTTAACCAAAATATATTAATAATATTTATTATGTAAAATGCTTTGATATACAATAATATAAATATATAAATTATTATTAATTTAAAATATTATAAATCAATTTCGTTAAAATTGGCGAGCTGTGGCCCAGAACATTAATAATTCGTTAATTTTGATGGTCTATTTACATTTTTCACCGTTAAATAATTTATATGAAGCAAATTCTACTATTTGTCTTTTGTTTGATTTTCGGCCATAACGCAGTAGCTCAAGATACCTTTTTTGATGATTTTGAGTCTTATACTGCCGGAGCTTTTATCGCTGCCAGTTCCACAAAGTGGACTACCTGGAGTGGTGTAAAAGGTGGCGCAGATGACTCCCGCGTAAGCAACGAAAGGGCTTACAGTGGGGTGAATTCTTTAAAGTTTCTTTCAACTTCAGCCACTGGTGGTCCTGCAGATGTGATCTTGCCCTTTGGCGGGAGAAGAACATCCGGGACTTTCACATTTGAAACTTGGATGTATGTTGTTGCCAATAAAGGCGCTTATTTTAATTTTCAAGGAAATGCAGTGGTTGGCCAGATTTGGTCGCTGGATGCATTTTTTGACCCGAATGGAGATGTGAGATTTACACTTGGAACTGGTGGAGCTGCTACCGTTGCAGGAGGCACTCATCCAAAAGCTACTTGGTTCAATTTGAAAATTGTAGCCAATATGACCGACAATAACTGGGAAGCTTTTGTGGATGGTAAATCGCTGGGTTCTTGGTCCAATCCAAATAATGCAGTATCGTCTATGGACTTGTTTCCAATTAGTTCTAACAACCAGTCAGAGTTTTTTGTGGACGATGTAAAATATACTTTCGAACCATTTGTAGCGCCTAATTTGGATGCCTCTTTGACATCTGCGGTAGTAAGACCTAAAGCACTTACCGGTACTTCATGGCCGGCTACCATAAAGATCAAAAATGTGGGTAGAACTCGTATTACTTCCGCCGAATTGGAATGGTCTATTAATGGTGGAACTCCTGTTAAAGAATCATTTACCTTAAGTTTGGATTCTTTGAAAGAATCTAATGCATTGACTTTAAGTCAGGCAGTTCCTTTCAATGCAGGAAATTCAAAAATTGACTTTATTTTGACATCCATTAACGGTGGCGCTGACGACAAAGCTGCAAACAATGCGAAATCATTAAATCTCGAAGGAGTTACAGCTGCACCTGGCAAAAAAATCGTTGTTGAAGAAGCAACGGGAACTTGGTGCCAGTGGTGCCCAAGGGGTGCTGTTTATCTGGATTCACTCTCTAAATTATATCCTGATCATTTTATTGGTATTGCCGTGCATAATCGCGATCCTATGGTTGTTACTGCATATGATGCAGGACTTACCACATTTCCGGGATTTACGGGTTTCCCAAGCGTGGTGACCAATCGCCGAACTTTAGGTGATCCCAGCGGTATCGAACCGGTATTCTATGACCAAATTGTTGAACTGTCACCAGTATTACTAGATGTTGGAGCTGCTTATGATCCTGTTACGCGCAATCTCAAAATGGAGGCAAAGGCTTTATTCACTGAAGAAGTAAATGGAGATTACAGGTTTAATCTAGTAGTCGTTGAAGATGGTGTAAAAGGCACTGCATCCGGATATAACCAGGTTAACGCTTATGCTGGTGGAGGATCAGGTGTGATGGGAGGTTACGAATTGTTGCCCAATCCAGTACCTGCATCGAGAATGGTATATAACCACGTTGGAAGAGCTATTATGGATGGATGGGCAGGTACACCTGGCTATTTACCCAATGATATTCCTGCAAATACAAGCTACATTAAAGCATACGAATACATCATACCAGCCACTTATCTTTTAGCTAATATTAAACTGGTCGCAATGATGTTAGATCCAAATGGTGAAATCATCAATGCTACTGAAGTCAGTTTTGACCACGCTGTAGCTACTGGTTTATTTACAGCAAATGAAAATCCACTAGCAAATGAATTCAATTGGTTTGTAAATGCAGATCCAGCAACTGATCTGGCTTATGTACATATCCAATTGGATGAAGCAGCTCAAGTCGGAATCGAAATTATGGATCTGTATGGAAAGACTTTGGCTCAAAAAGAATATGGTCAAATGAATGGTGCCATTGATTTACCGATTCAAATGGAGACTTTAGTCACCGGTACCTATCTCGTAAAATTAACGCTGAATGAAAAATCAGATGTCAAGAAATTTGTACTTGCAAAGTAAAAGCAAAGTATAGGGATTGTCAATCCTGAAATG
The genomic region above belongs to Saprospiraceae bacterium and contains:
- the rmuC gene encoding DNA recombination protein RmuC; this encodes MEQFDVMSFGIGICIGLIALLLVWLQASKTREESGSRETEFVTKCQMLEKINNTLQQELELIHQKMDGKLLEIQKLSTEKSLLNQNLVYQKDLLDKTQGEFDTLKNAWTGLQKEVAEYRQRITEFHSQNKHLSEKLESQKSEFDELRKQSYLEFQNLANKILEEKTQKFTASNKENIDHILKPLGENLLAFKKQVEETYDKESKQRFSLEEKVKELVDMNQKLSLEANNLASALKGQSKKQGNWGEIILESILEKSGLVKNREYKIQVSVQTDEGKRLQPDIVVYLPESRAIVIDSKVSLVAYDRYSSSDLKEEQDLALKEHILSIYRHIDELGDKKYDAVAGTLDFTMMFIPIEPAYLIAIQDDPELWAYAYAKRILLISPTNLIAALKLVADLWKREQQSKNALEIARQGEKLYDKIVGFLDTMEDVGKHINKTQDSYLKAIGQLKDGRGSVVKQAQHLKRLGILSQKEIPDTLMPFDDEAEGSALQFFLYII
- a CDS encoding Omp28-related outer membrane protein → MKQILLFVFCLIFGHNAVAQDTFFDDFESYTAGAFIAASSTKWTTWSGVKGGADDSRVSNERAYSGVNSLKFLSTSATGGPADVILPFGGRRTSGTFTFETWMYVVANKGAYFNFQGNAVVGQIWSLDAFFDPNGDVRFTLGTGGAATVAGGTHPKATWFNLKIVANMTDNNWEAFVDGKSLGSWSNPNNAVSSMDLFPISSNNQSEFFVDDVKYTFEPFVAPNLDASLTSAVVRPKALTGTSWPATIKIKNVGRTRITSAELEWSINGGTPVKESFTLSLDSLKESNALTLSQAVPFNAGNSKIDFILTSINGGADDKAANNAKSLNLEGVTAAPGKKIVVEEATGTWCQWCPRGAVYLDSLSKLYPDHFIGIAVHNRDPMVVTAYDAGLTTFPGFTGFPSVVTNRRTLGDPSGIEPVFYDQIVELSPVLLDVGAAYDPVTRNLKMEAKALFTEEVNGDYRFNLVVVEDGVKGTASGYNQVNAYAGGGSGVMGGYELLPNPVPASRMVYNHVGRAIMDGWAGTPGYLPNDIPANTSYIKAYEYIIPATYLLANIKLVAMMLDPNGEIINATEVSFDHAVATGLFTANENPLANEFNWFVNADPATDLAYVHIQLDEAAQVGIEIMDLYGKTLAQKEYGQMNGAIDLPIQMETLVTGTYLVKLTLNEKSDVKKFVLAK